A region of the Gemmobacter fulvus genome:
CGGCGCGCCGCCGCTGCCGACGACCGAAACGCCCCAGCGCGCGCCGGTCCAGTTCTGCAACCGCGCCGCCAGCGTCGCTGCCAGATCAGAGGGTGCATCGGGCGTGGGTTCAAACTCGATCCGGCCTGGGCTGTAGCGGGCAAGGCGCAGACAGGCCTCGACCGAGAACAGCAGTGTCATGTCGCGCTTTTCACGAATGAGATCAATCACATGATCAAAGGTCGCGTAAAGCGCCAGCCCACCCTCGGCGAGGGCGAGCGCTGTGGCGGCCCCGCTCATCGTGGCGCCCATCACCGGGCTGCGCGCCGGGGCCATCAGCCGGGCTGCGGCGTGAACCATGCCTCCGCCCCCACCTGCCGGGGCACCGCCGCCGCCGCCCGGATGCACCGGCGGCGGGCCGGATTGCAGGCGGCGCACCAGCGCCTCGGGGTCGGGCAGATCGGCCACATGGGTCAGGCGGATCACCGCCATTTCGGCGGCCATCATCGCATTGGGGGCCAGCGCCACCTCTTCGATGGCTTTCAGCAGCATCTGCCACATGCGGGTCAGCACCCGCATCGGCAGGCGCTGTGCCATATCAAGGCCACGCGCGCGTTCATCGGGCGGCGTGGTCGGATCTTCCGCCGCTTCGGGCGTGATCTTGATGACCGAAATCCAATGCGTGATCTCGGCCAGATCGCGCAGCACCGCCATCGGGTCGGCCCCGTCGGAATATTGCGCCGACAGTTCCGCAAGCGCTTCGGCAGCAGCCCCCCGCATCACCATGTCGAACAGATCGAGCGTGCGGCCGCGATCCGCCAGACCGAGCATTGCGCGGACCTGCATCGCCGTGGTTTCGCCCGCCCCATGCGCAATCGCCTGATCCATCAGGCTCATCGCATCGCGGACCGAGCCTTCGGCGGCCCGTGTGATCAGCGCCAGCGCATCCTGCGCCAGACTTGCGCCCTCCAGCCCGGCAACGCGGGCAAGGTGGCTCATCATCACCTCGGGTTCGATCCGCTTCAGATCAAAGCGCTGGCAGCGCGACAGGACCGTCACCGGCACCTTGCGGATTTCGGTGGTGGCAAAGATGAATTTCACATGGGCGGGCGGTTCTTCGAGCGTCTTCAGCAGCGCGTTGAAGGCGCTGGTCGACAGCATGTGAACTTCGTCGATGATATAGATCTTGTAGCGGGCCGAGGCGGCGCGATAGTGAACGGATTCAATGATTTCGCGGATGTCACCCACGCCTGTGCGCGATGCGGCATCCATCTCCATCACATCGACGTGGCGGCCTTCGGCAATGGATTTGCACTGGTCGCACAGGCCGCAGGGTTCGGTGGTCGGGCTGCCCTGACCATCGGGGCCGATGCAGTTCAGCCCCTTGGCAATGATGCGCGCCGTGGTGGTCTTGCCCACCCCGCGCACCCCGGTCATCACGAAGGCATGGGCGATGCGGTCGGCGGCGAAGGCGTTCTTCAACGTGCGCACCATGGCCTCTTGTCCGATCAGATCGGCAAAAGTCTGGGGGCGGTATTTGCGGGCAAGAACCTGATAGCCTTGCTCGGGGGTGTCGGACATGCGCGCCTCGCGGGATTCTGAAGCCCTAACCTAAGGTGCCGGGCTGTCCCCGTCCACCCGCGCTTGCAAATGCCATGCCACAGGCGCAGCATGGTGCCGAAGGAGTTGACCGATGTTAGAGATCAGTCCCGCCAAAGTGGCCCATATCATCTATCAATCCCGCGAAGGGCGGATGGGCGAGGGCGAATTGCACGCCTTCATCGCCGGACTGAACGAAGATGAACAGGCGCATCTGGTGGCGCTGGCCTGGGTCGGGCGCGGTGTGTATGAGGCGGATGATTTTCAGGAAGCGGTGAATACCGCCTTTACCGAACGCAGCGCGCCAACCGACCGCTATCTGATGGGGATGCCACATCTGGCCGAAAATCTGGAAGCCGGGCTGGAGGCGATGGGGCTGGATGTGACAGAGGTCGAGAATGATTTTCTGCGCGATCATTGAGCCTTTGGGCCGCGCATCGCTCAGCCGGAAAAGCCCCCCGCCGCAAGGAATGTGAGTTCCGCGTCGGTCGACTGCCTGCCCAGAATGGCGTTGCGATGCGGGAAGCGCCCGAATTGGCGGATGATGTCACGATGCCCCTCGGCATGGTCCAGCCAGGGCTGACCAAGCCGGGCATTGAGCTGCACCGACAGATCCTGATCGGCAAGATCTTCGGAATGGGCGAAGGGCAGCGCAAAGAACAGGCGCAGATCCGCCTCCACCTCTGCCATATGCCCGCGCTGTTCGGCCTCTCGCGCCAGCAGGCGCGCAAGACCATCGGTGGCATACATATGCCCGGTGCCGCGAAAGGCGTTGCGCGGAAACTGGTCCAGCAGGATCATCAGCGCCAGCGCCCCTTCGGCAGAGGGGATCCAGCCATCACAGGCGCGGGCGGCGGCGCGCAGATGCAGATCCAGAAAGGTCGCGCGGAAACGGGCATCAAAGGCGGGATCCTTGCGGAACCACGCCTCATCCCGGCCCGCCGCGCGCCAGAAGTCGATGACGCGGCGCGCCTCGGCCCTGTCTGTCACTGCGCCGGCTCCGCCAGATCCTTGTTGCCATGCAGCATCGACCGCCCGGCATAGATGCCGCCGACACATTCCATGGCAAAGCGTTCAATGTCACGGCCCCGGATTGCCGTCATCACGTCATCCGCCTCCTCCGGGGCATCGCCCAGCCGGATCAGGGCCTCGCGCCCGATCACCAGCGCACTTTCCAGCGTCTCGCGGATCTGGAACTCCACCCCCGCCTTCACAAGATCCAGCGCATGTTCCCGGTCGAAGGCGCGTGCCAGCACCGGCACCAGCGGAAACTCTGCCTTGGCCAGTTCGGCGATCTTGGTGACGGCTTCGCGGCTGTTCGGGGCGGCAATGATCAGGCTGGCCTCGGCGGCCCCCGCTGCGTGCAGGATATCCAGCCGCGTGCCATCGCCATACCAGACCTTGAAGCCGAAATCGCCCGCATCACGGATGGCCTGCGCATCGGTGTCGATGATCGACAGGCTGTGACCGCGCGCCAGCAAGGGCTGGCTGATGATCTGGCCCATGCGCCCGAAGCCGATCAGCAGCACCCGCGCGCTCAGCTCTTCCACCGCGTCCACGCCATCCATCGCGGCGGTGGCCTTGGGGCCAAAGCGGTCATGCAGGAGGATCATCAGGGGTGTCAGCGCCATGGAGACGATGATGATGGCGGTCAGCACCGCATTGGCCGCGCCGTCAATGATGCCGACCTGCGTGGCGGTGGCATATAGCACGAAGGCAAATTCGCCGCCCTGCGCCATCAGCACCGCGCGTTCCAGTGCCTCGCCATGCCCGGCGCGGGTCATCCGCGCCACGCCATAGATGACCCCCATCTTCAGGATGACATAGGCGGGCACACAGATGGCAATCAGCCCCCAGTTCGCGGCAATCGTGGTCAGATCCAGCGCCATGCCGACGCCGAGGAAAAAGAGGCCGAGCAGCAGGCCGCGGAACGGCTCCACATCCGCCTCAAGCTGATGGCGGAACGAGGATTCCGACAGCAGCACCCCGGCGAGGAAGGCGCCCATGGCCATTGACAGCCCACCCGCCTGCATCAGCACCGCCGCCCCCAGAACCACCAGCAGGGCTGCGGCTGTCATCACCTCGCGCGCGCCGAACCGGGCCAGCAGCCGGAACATCGGGTCCAGCAGATAGCGCCCGGCCAGCACCAGCGCCGCAATCGCCGCCAGCCCCATGGCAACGCCGGTCAGCCGGTCTGCCACTGTCACCTCGGCGCCACCGGGGGCCAGAAAGGCCACCAGAGCCAGCAGGGGCACGATCGCCAGATCCTCCAGCAGCAGGATCGCCACAATGCGCCGCCCCTTGGGCAGGGCCATCTGGCCGCGCTCTTCCAGCATCTGCATCACGATTGCGGTGGAGGTCAGCACAAAGCCTGTGCCCGCGACGAAGCTTTGCGCAATCGGAAAGCCAAGCGCCAGCCCGACGCAGGTCAGCGCCGCGATGGCCCCGGCCACCTGAACCAGCCCGAGGCCAAAGATCTCGCCCCGCATCGCCCAAAGACGCGAGGGCTGCATTTCAAGGCCGATGATGAACAGGAACAGCACGACGCCCAGTTCCGCCACATGGATGATCGATTGCGCATCCTGAAAGACACCCAGCCCTAACGGCCCGATCACCAGACCGGCGGCCAGATAGCCCAGCACGGATCCAAGCCCCAGCCGCCGGAACAGCGGCACAGCAATCACAGCTGCGGCCAGCAGGACCACAACGCTGACCAGATCCGTACCCCCATGGTGCCCCGCCGCCTCTGCCGCTGCCACCGCTTCGCCTGCCATGCCGTCACCCCTTCAAGATTGCACATCACCCACACCGATCCGGCCACCACCCAAAAGGCCAGCATCGGCGCGTCACGCACAGGCCTATAACCCGCTTTCGTGACGCAAACCCATAGGGTGCGAAAAATCAATGGCCCGCGTTGCAGGGCCAGTGTCTTTTGCAGAAGAGGTGGGGATTTGACCTGCTCCCGGATGCAATGATGCGCATCCATATGGCGGGAAGGGAGGGTGAGAGGCTGGACAACGACCCAAGCGGGGCTCGTTACGGCTGCTTCCTTCCGGACCTGACCGGGTTGGCGAGGCGCTCGCCCGCGCCAACCTCTCACCGCCCAGATAGGGCAGCGCGGCGGGGAATGCAAGGGGGCTGGCGTGGCAAAGCGTGGCCGCCGGGGCGGGCATCGAACCCGCCCCGGCGGCATTGCTATGGGATGCGGGCCGCGACGGAGCGGGGATCAGCGGGGCAGGGCGGCCAGAAACCCGGCCAGCAGTGCCGAGAACCGCGCGGGTTCTGCCGCGCGGCTTTGCAGGTGATCGCCACGGGTGTGCAGAAAAGTGGTTTGCCCCTGCCGCGCCGCCAGCAGGGCAAAGCTGGTCTCCTTGGGCACGATCCGGTCGGCAGAGCCGTGGAACAGCAGCACCGGGCCGGGGAAGGCGGCCAGCACCGGAATCACCTGTGCCTGACCGAGATTGACCCCATGGGTCAGCGCGAAGGCGGGGAGGGCAAGGCGGGTGCCCAAGCTGCGCAGCGGCAGGCCCAGCCGGTCGGTGACATGGGCGAGGACTATGGGGAAATCCAGCGCCGGGGCATCCAGCACCACGGCTGCCACATCCGCCGCCAGATCGGAACGGGCCAGAAACTGGCCAATGATGCCACCGCCCATCGACGCACCGACCAGCACCACCTTTTGCACGCCCTGTGCCTGCAAGGCGATCATGGCGGCCTCGAGATCCTGCCATTCCGTCAGGCCGAAGCTGCGCAGGCCATCGGGGGCAGCGGGGGCCCCGGCATCGTTGCGATAGGTGATCAGCAGCGTCGGCAGGCCTGCGGCGTGCAATTCGCGCAGATAGGCATACCCATCCTCACGCGCGCCACCGATCCCATGCACGAAAATCGCGCCCAGCTGCGCCTGTTCCGCCCCCGGCACCAGCCACGCGGGGGCGGGGCCGAGCGGTGTGTCCACCGTCAGTTCAGTGAAAGGCAGGCCAAGTGCGCGGCTGGGATCGCCCCGGTAGCCGAGGGTCAGAGGATCGGTGATCTCTGCCGCCTCGGGCGCTGCAAAGGCGCGCCCGCTGAGCACCTCGACCATCAGGCGATGGGTAAACCATGTGGCACCGACCACCGCCAGCAACAGCAGCACAAATGCGGTGACCAGCAGGCGGCGTGGCCAGCGGCGGCGCATCAGATCAGCCCCACCCGCCGCGCGCCATCCAGCAGCGAGGCGGCGACGTGATCCGCATGGCGGCCATCGGTCGGCAGCACATCGGGCACCTGCACGACCACACAGCCCGCCGCCTTGGCCGCTGCCGCGCCGGTTTCGCTGTCTTCAAACACCACACAGCGGGCCGGGGCGACGCCCAGCTTGGCCGCTGTCAGCAGGTAGGGTTCGGGATGGGGTTTGGCGGTCTGCACATCATCCAGCGTCACCACATGGGCAAAGGCATCGGCCAGCCCGGCCAGCCCCAGCTTGTAATGCGCGCTGTCCCGCCCGGAGGAGGTGCAGAGCGCGCGGGGTTGGCGCAGCAGGCCCAGCAGTTCAAACACACCGGGCTTCAGCGGCAGGTTGCGGGCGATTTCGGCCTCGAATCCGCTGCGCCACAGGCGGTTCAGGGCGACAAGGTCCAGATCGGGATGGGCCGCCCGCAAGATCGCATCGCCCGAGGTGACATCCTTGCCGATCAGGCTGTGGAACACCGTTTCGTCCAGCGGCGCATCCAGCGCGGCAAAGGCCGCGCGCCCGGTACGGAGCGCCACGCTTTCGGTATCAATCAGCGTGCCATCCAGATCGAAGATCACCGCATCGAACATCGCGTTTTCCTTTTTTCTGTGGCCGCGTCTGTGGTGTTCCGTCTAGCGGATCACAGATGCAGACGGAAGCGGGCAAAACCTTCGTCGGTCTGGCCCAGCAATTGCGGGGTGAAATGCGCGATGTCGGCCAGATAGGGCAGGGCGGCGGGGGCGGTGTCATAGGTGACGGTTGTGCCGGGCATCGGTTGAAAACGGGCGGTTCCGGCGGGCAACGGCGATGCCACCGGGGCCTGTGCGATGAAACGCAGCAGCACATCGCGGATCGGCATCCGCCCTACATCGACCAGCCGCTCGGGCCGCGCGCCGGAGTACCCGCCACAGCCTGCCGCGCGATAGCTGTTGGTCGCCAGCAGGAATTCGGCCTGCGGCGGGATCGGCTGGCCCTGAAACCGCAGATTTTGCACCCGCTGCGCCTCAGGGTGCCGCAGCGCGCCATGGCGGTCGTAGCGGGCCGGTTGTGTCAGGTCGATCTCGAAGCTGAGGCCAAGGATGCAGTCGTGATTGTAGCTGGGAAAATCCTCGTCGATCAGCGGATGATCCTGCGCTCCGGGCGGGATGCGCTGAAACAGGCCCATCGCGTTTTCCAGCCAATCCGCCAGATCGGCCCCGGTCAGGCGCAGTGCGGCGATGGTATTGGGAAAGATATACAGATCGGCGGCATGGCGCAGCGCCATCTTGCCCGCCGGAATTTCGGTATAATTCTGCGGCCCGCCGCGCCCACCCGCCTTGAACGGCGAGACGGCGGATAGGATCGGCAAGGCCGCCTCGGGCCGCCCGGCCACCTGTTGCGCCACATGCTGTGCCTGCGCCTGCGCCACCAGCGCCAGCGCGGGGCTGGGGGCGATGGTGGCAAAAAAGCTGTGCAGGGCCATGGTGGTGTTGCCGATGGCGCGGCGGGTATAGGCGACGGTGGCCGCGTGATCCTCGCGCATGTCGGCCAGAATTTCGGGCACGGCATCCGGGTTCGCGGCGAGAACCGAACGCGCTTCGACCTGAAACCCCTCAACCTGCCACCCTTGTGCCGAATGGCGCAGATTTAGGTCGATCACCCCCAGATGCGAGCCGTTGAACCCCGGCATCACCACCGGCGTGCCGCAGATCATGCCGCGCGTGGCGTCGATCAGTTGCATCCCTGCAAAGGCAGCGGACGGAAAAATCAGATGGCTGTGCCCGGCGATGATCGCATCAATGCCGGGCACCTGCGCCAGGGCCGTGGTGGCGTTTTCGGCGCAGGGGCCGGCCTCGGCCACACCGATCCCCGAATGGGACAGGGCCACCACGATGTCGGCCCCGGCCTGCCGCAGCCGGGGCACAAGGGCGGTCGCCACCTCCACGATGCCGCGCGTCTGCAGCCGCCCGTCCAGCCACTGCCTGTCCCATTGCACGATCTGCGGCGGCGCAAAGCCGATGACGCCGATGCATAGCGGGAGGCTTTGGCCGCGGTCATCGGTGATCTGGCGGCGGATCAGGCAATAGGGCGGCAGCAGCGTGTCATCTGCCTCCGGGCTGGCGCCCAGCCGCCGTGCGATATTGGCCGAGACCACGGGAAACTGCGCCCCCGCGAGGGCCTGCATCAGCGCCTCAAGCCCGTAGTTGAATTCGTGATTGCCCAGAGTCGCCGCGTCATAGCCGATGCGGTTCATCACGCGAATCGCCGGGTGCAGATGCCCTTGCCCCAGAACGCCGGGCTGCATGACATAATCGCCCATCGGATTGCCCTGCAGGAAATCGCCATTGTCGAGCAGAACACAGCAGTCCACCTCGCGCCGGGCGGCAGCCACCAGCGCCGCCGTATGCGCAAGCCCGGTGCCGGGGCAGGGTCTGTCGGCATAGTAATCATAGCCCAGCAGATGCACATGCAGATCCGAAGTGCCCAATATGCGCAACCGGGCATGGCTGCTGTGTCCGGTCGCATCGGGAAGGGCGGTGGCGGTCAAGGGAAATCCAGTCGTTCAATCTCAGGCCGCAAAAGGCGGATCAAAAAGCTTGAGGCAACAAAAAAATCGTAACGCGCACAAGGGACTGGACTTTGAAATCGATTGCGCTGTCAACGCGCATTTTGTGCCAGTGGAACATCTTGCGGTTGCGCGTTGCGGCAATGTCACCGTGGTCGTGGGGCCACCTTGGCATCGGGATGGCGCTGTGGATTTACAGCGCGGGCTGGCCTGTGCCACATCACGCAGGGCAACGGCAGAAGGAATGGGCGGATGCGTCTGGCAGAAACGGTGACATTCGGCGGCTCTGGCCTCGACCGGGCAGCGCATCTGCGCGGCGATAAGACCGAGATGGCCCGCCGCCTTGCGACCGGGCGTGTCCTGCCGCTGTGGCGCGGCAAGCCGCTACTGGCAGATGCGGGCACGCTGGGCTGGCTTGAGGCCGGTCATCCGGCGCTGGCGCATGGGCGCGCGCCGGTGTTTCTGGGCTGCGACGCCGGGCAGGATTGTTTCGCGCAGGATATTTCCGACTGGACGCCCGAAGCCGGGGCCGAGGCGGTGGAGCACGGGTTCTTCGATGCGTCAGAGCAGCGCCACCCGGCCCTGCCCGCCACATGGGTCTTTGCCGAATTGCGCGGTGTGATGGCCGCGCTGACGCCCCGCGCGGCAGAACTGGCGGCCACGGCGCGGGCGATCCTGCACTGGCACCGCAGTCACGGCTTCTGTGCCACCTGTGGGGCCGCGTCCGACATGGCGATGGCGGGCTGGCAGCGCAGTTGCCCGGCCTGCGGCGCGCAGCATTTTCCGCGCACCGATCCGGTGGTCATCATGCTGGTGACGCATGGCAACCGCGTGTTGCTCGGGCGCTCCGGTGGGTGGCCCGAGGGCATGTATTCCTGCCTTGCCGGCTTTGTGGAGCCGGGCGAGACGATCGAGGCCGCCGTGCGGCGCGAAGTGCTGGAAGAGGCGGGCGTCCGCATCGGGCCTGTGCGCTATCTGGCCAGCCAGCCCTGGCCCTTCCCCGCCTCGCTGATGATCGGCTGTGCCGCCGAGGCGCTGAGCACCGACATCACGCTGGATCCAGCGGAACTGGAGGATGCGCTCTGGCTTGGACGCGAAGAGGTGTTGCAGTCCTTCAACGGCGAGCATCCGCAGATCCGCCCGGCAAGAAAGGGGTCGATTGCCCATTTCCTGCTGTGGAACTGGCTTGCAGATCGGCTCGATTGAGTCGAAAAAAGACAAGGTCAGCATCTGGGCCGAACCTGCGGGTTCAAGGTCGGAACAGCAGGAAGCAGTATGAAACTCAGCACCCGTGAAGATATCGAAGCGCCGCTTGACTATGTGTTTGGCGCCTTTGCCGATACCGAAGGGTGGGAACGCGCGGCGATGCGGCGCGGGGCCGAGGTGACGCGAGCCGACCGTCTGCGCACGCCCGGCCCGGGCATGGCGTGGAATGTGGGCTTCGATTACCGGGGCAAACCCCGGCGTCTGAACATCAAGCTGGCCAGCATCGACGCGCCGAATGCGCTGGGGTTCCAGCTGAGCGCCAGTTCGGTCGATGGCAATGTGTCGATTGAATTCGTTGAACTTTCTGCGCGGCGTACAAGGGTCAGCTTTGGCACCGAATTCAAGGCGCGCAGTCTGGCGGCGCGGGTGTTCCTGCAATCGCTGAAACTGGCCAAGGGCAAGATCGAACGCAAGTTCGAAACCCGCGTCGCGCAACTGTGCAACGAAATCGAAGACCGCTATCGCACCAGCCAGAAGCGCTGACGCCGGACGCGCAGGCCGGGCCATCGGCCCGGCGCACGG
Encoded here:
- a CDS encoding bifunctional 2',3'-cyclic-nucleotide 2'-phosphodiesterase/3'-nucleotidase, with protein sequence MTATALPDATGHSSHARLRILGTSDLHVHLLGYDYYADRPCPGTGLAHTAALVAAARREVDCCVLLDNGDFLQGNPMGDYVMQPGVLGQGHLHPAIRVMNRIGYDAATLGNHEFNYGLEALMQALAGAQFPVVSANIARRLGASPEADDTLLPPYCLIRRQITDDRGQSLPLCIGVIGFAPPQIVQWDRQWLDGRLQTRGIVEVATALVPRLRQAGADIVVALSHSGIGVAEAGPCAENATTALAQVPGIDAIIAGHSHLIFPSAAFAGMQLIDATRGMICGTPVVMPGFNGSHLGVIDLNLRHSAQGWQVEGFQVEARSVLAANPDAVPEILADMREDHAATVAYTRRAIGNTTMALHSFFATIAPSPALALVAQAQAQHVAQQVAGRPEAALPILSAVSPFKAGGRGGPQNYTEIPAGKMALRHAADLYIFPNTIAALRLTGADLADWLENAMGLFQRIPPGAQDHPLIDEDFPSYNHDCILGLSFEIDLTQPARYDRHGALRHPEAQRVQNLRFQGQPIPPQAEFLLATNSYRAAGCGGYSGARPERLVDVGRMPIRDVLLRFIAQAPVASPLPAGTARFQPMPGTTVTYDTAPAALPYLADIAHFTPQLLGQTDEGFARFRLHL
- a CDS encoding monovalent cation:proton antiporter-2 (CPA2) family protein codes for the protein MAGEAVAAAEAAGHHGGTDLVSVVVLLAAAVIAVPLFRRLGLGSVLGYLAAGLVIGPLGLGVFQDAQSIIHVAELGVVLFLFIIGLEMQPSRLWAMRGEIFGLGLVQVAGAIAALTCVGLALGFPIAQSFVAGTGFVLTSTAIVMQMLEERGQMALPKGRRIVAILLLEDLAIVPLLALVAFLAPGGAEVTVADRLTGVAMGLAAIAALVLAGRYLLDPMFRLLARFGAREVMTAAALLVVLGAAVLMQAGGLSMAMGAFLAGVLLSESSFRHQLEADVEPFRGLLLGLFFLGVGMALDLTTIAANWGLIAICVPAYVILKMGVIYGVARMTRAGHGEALERAVLMAQGGEFAFVLYATATQVGIIDGAANAVLTAIIIVSMALTPLMILLHDRFGPKATAAMDGVDAVEELSARVLLIGFGRMGQIISQPLLARGHSLSIIDTDAQAIRDAGDFGFKVWYGDGTRLDILHAAGAAEASLIIAAPNSREAVTKIAELAKAEFPLVPVLARAFDREHALDLVKAGVEFQIRETLESALVIGREALIRLGDAPEEADDVMTAIRGRDIERFAMECVGGIYAGRSMLHGNKDLAEPAQ
- a CDS encoding HAD family hydrolase, giving the protein MFDAVIFDLDGTLIDTESVALRTGRAAFAALDAPLDETVFHSLIGKDVTSGDAILRAAHPDLDLVALNRLWRSGFEAEIARNLPLKPGVFELLGLLRQPRALCTSSGRDSAHYKLGLAGLADAFAHVVTLDDVQTAKPHPEPYLLTAAKLGVAPARCVVFEDSETGAAAAKAAGCVVVQVPDVLPTDGRHADHVAASLLDGARRVGLI
- a CDS encoding DNA polymerase III subunit gamma/tau, translating into MSDTPEQGYQVLARKYRPQTFADLIGQEAMVRTLKNAFAADRIAHAFVMTGVRGVGKTTTARIIAKGLNCIGPDGQGSPTTEPCGLCDQCKSIAEGRHVDVMEMDAASRTGVGDIREIIESVHYRAASARYKIYIIDEVHMLSTSAFNALLKTLEEPPAHVKFIFATTEIRKVPVTVLSRCQRFDLKRIEPEVMMSHLARVAGLEGASLAQDALALITRAAEGSVRDAMSLMDQAIAHGAGETTAMQVRAMLGLADRGRTLDLFDMVMRGAAAEALAELSAQYSDGADPMAVLRDLAEITHWISVIKITPEAAEDPTTPPDERARGLDMAQRLPMRVLTRMWQMLLKAIEEVALAPNAMMAAEMAVIRLTHVADLPDPEALVRRLQSGPPPVHPGGGGGAPAGGGGGMVHAAARLMAPARSPVMGATMSGAATALALAEGGLALYATFDHVIDLIREKRDMTLLFSVEACLRLARYSPGRIEFEPTPDAPSDLAATLAARLQNWTGARWGVSVVGSGGAPTIAESRDSERLAAEAEALQNPLVQAVLAAFPSAKITEIRTPEAMLQEAAVQALPEVEDEWDPFEDS
- the nudC gene encoding NAD(+) diphosphatase produces the protein MRLAETVTFGGSGLDRAAHLRGDKTEMARRLATGRVLPLWRGKPLLADAGTLGWLEAGHPALAHGRAPVFLGCDAGQDCFAQDISDWTPEAGAEAVEHGFFDASEQRHPALPATWVFAELRGVMAALTPRAAELAATARAILHWHRSHGFCATCGAASDMAMAGWQRSCPACGAQHFPRTDPVVIMLVTHGNRVLLGRSGGWPEGMYSCLAGFVEPGETIEAAVRREVLEEAGVRIGPVRYLASQPWPFPASLMIGCAAEALSTDITLDPAELEDALWLGREEVLQSFNGEHPQIRPARKGSIAHFLLWNWLADRLD
- a CDS encoding DUF3775 domain-containing protein, with the protein product MLEISPAKVAHIIYQSREGRMGEGELHAFIAGLNEDEQAHLVALAWVGRGVYEADDFQEAVNTAFTERSAPTDRYLMGMPHLAENLEAGLEAMGLDVTEVENDFLRDH
- a CDS encoding alpha/beta hydrolase family protein; translation: MRRRWPRRLLVTAFVLLLLAVVGATWFTHRLMVEVLSGRAFAAPEAAEITDPLTLGYRGDPSRALGLPFTELTVDTPLGPAPAWLVPGAEQAQLGAIFVHGIGGAREDGYAYLRELHAAGLPTLLITYRNDAGAPAAPDGLRSFGLTEWQDLEAAMIALQAQGVQKVVLVGASMGGGIIGQFLARSDLAADVAAVVLDAPALDFPIVLAHVTDRLGLPLRSLGTRLALPAFALTHGVNLGQAQVIPVLAAFPGPVLLFHGSADRIVPKETSFALLAARQGQTTFLHTRGDHLQSRAAEPARFSALLAGFLAALPR
- a CDS encoding DUF924 family protein, with product MTDRAEARRVIDFWRAAGRDEAWFRKDPAFDARFRATFLDLHLRAAARACDGWIPSAEGALALMILLDQFPRNAFRGTGHMYATDGLARLLAREAEQRGHMAEVEADLRLFFALPFAHSEDLADQDLSVQLNARLGQPWLDHAEGHRDIIRQFGRFPHRNAILGRQSTDAELTFLAAGGFSG
- a CDS encoding SRPBCC family protein — translated: MKLSTREDIEAPLDYVFGAFADTEGWERAAMRRGAEVTRADRLRTPGPGMAWNVGFDYRGKPRRLNIKLASIDAPNALGFQLSASSVDGNVSIEFVELSARRTRVSFGTEFKARSLAARVFLQSLKLAKGKIERKFETRVAQLCNEIEDRYRTSQKR